The proteins below come from a single Plasmodium sp. gorilla clade G2 genome assembly, chromosome: 13 genomic window:
- a CDS encoding protein kinase 5, producing MEKYHGLEKIGEGTYGVVYKAQNNYGETFALKKIRLEKEDEGIPSTTIREISILKELKHSNIVKLYDVIHTKKRLVLVFEHLDQDLKKLLDVCDGGLESVTAKSFLLQLLNGIAYCHDRRVLHRDLKPQNLLINREGELKIADFGLARAFGIPVRKYTHEVVTLWYRAPDVLMGSKKYSTTIDIWSVGCIFAEMVNGTPLFPGVSEADQLMRIFRILGTPNSKNWPNVTELPKYDPNFTVYEPLPWESFLKGLDESGIDLLSKMLKLDPNQRITARQALEHAYFKENN from the exons ATGGAGAAATATCATGGTTTAGAAAAAATAGGAGAGGGAACATATGGGGTAGTTTACAAAGCCCAAAATAATTATGGTGAAACTTTtgccttaaaaaaaattagattagaaaaagaagatGAAGGAATTCCATCAACAA CAATAAGAGAAATTAGCATTTTGAAAGAATTGAAACATTCCAACATAGTGAAGTTGTATGATGTCATACACACAAAGAAAAGATTAGTTTTAGTTTTTGAGCATCTTGATCAAGATCTTAAGAAACTTCTAGATGTTTGTGAtg GAGGGCTGGAATCCGTAACAGCAAAATCATTTTTACTTCAGCTTCTAAATGGCATAGCTTATTGTCATGACCGTCGTGTTTTACACAGAGATTTGAAGCCCcagaatttattaataaatagaGAGGGAGAATTAAAAATTGCCGACTTTGGGCTAGCAag AGCATTTGGAATTCCTGTAAGGAAATATACACATGAAGTAGTAACCTTATGGTATCGAGCACCAGATGTTTTAATGGGATCAAAGAAATATTCAACTACTATTGATATATGGAGTGTTGGATGTATATTTGCTGAAATGGTAAATGGAACCCCATTATTTCCAGGGGTATCTGAAGCAGACCAATTAATGAGAATATTTAGAATTCTAGGAACACCTAATTCTAAAAATTGGCCTAATGTAACTGAACTACCAAAATATGATCCTAATTTTACCGTATATGAACCTTTGCCATGGGAATCATTT TTGAAGGGATTAGACGAATCTGGTATCGACTTGCTTTCAAAAATGCTAAAGCTTGATCCAAACCAAAGAATAACAGCTAGACAAGCTTTAGAACATGcatattttaaagaaaacaattaa
- a CDS encoding elongation factor 1-alpha gives MGKEKTHINLVVIGHVDSGKSTTTGHIIYKLGGIDRRTIEKFEKESAEMGKGSFKYAWVLDKLKAERERGITIDIALWKFETPRYFFTVIDAPGHKDFIKNMITGTSQADVALLVVPAEVGGFEGAFSKEGQTKEHALLAFTLGVKQIVVGVNKMDTVKYSEDRYEEIKKEVKDYLKKVGYQADKVDFIPISGFEGDNLIEKSDKTPWYKGRTLIEALDTMEPPKRPYDKPLRIPLQGVYKIGGIGTVPVGRVETGILKAGMVLNFAPSAVVSECKSVEMHKEVLEEARPGDNIGFNVKNVSVKEIKRGYVASDTKNEPAKGCSKFTAQVIILNHPGEIKNGYTPVLDCHTSHISCKFLNIDSKIDKRSGKVVEENPKAIKSGDSALVSLEPKKPMVVETFTEYPPLGRFAIRDMRQTIAVGIIKSVEKKEPGAVTAKAPAKK, from the coding sequence atggGAAAGGAAAAAACACATATTAACTTAGTCGTCATTGGTCACGTCGATAGTGGAAAATCAACCACTACAGGTCACATTATTTACAAATTAGGAGGTATAGATAGAAGAACAATTGAAAAGTTTGAAAAGGAATCTGCTGAAATGGGTAAGGGTAGTTTCAAATATGCATGGGTTTTAGATAAACTTAAGGCAGAAAGAGAAAGAGGTATTACTATTGATATTGCCTTATGGAAATTTGAAACACCAAGGTATTTCTTTACTGTCATTGATGCACCAGGTCACAAggattttattaaaaatatgattaCTGGTACTTCTCAAGCAGACGTTGCATTATTAGTTGTCCCAGCAGAAGTAGGTGGTTTTGAAGGTGCCTTTTCAAAAGAAGGTCAAACAAAGGAACACGCTTTATTAGCATTTACCTTAGGTGTGAAACAAATTGTCGTTGGTGTTAATAAGATGGATACCGTCAAATACTCTGAAGACAGAtatgaagaaattaaaaaagaagttAAAGATTACTTGAAGAAAGTAGGATATCAAGCTGATAAAGTTGACTTCATTCCCATCTCAGGTTTTGAAGGAGATAACTTAATTGAAAAATCAGATAAAACACCATGGTATAAAGGAAGAACATTAATAGAAGCCCTTGATACTATGGAACCACCAAAGAGACCATATGACAAGCCATTAAGAATTCCACTCCAAGGTGTTTACAAAATTGGTGGTATTGGTACTGTCCCTGTAGGTCGTGTTGAAACTGGTATCTTAAAAGCAGGTATGGTTTTAAACTTTGCTCCATCAGCTGTTGTTTCTGAATGTAAATCAGTTGAAATGCACAAGGAAGTTTTAGAAGAAGCCAGACCAGGAGACAATATTGGTTTTAACGTAAAGAACGTTTCTGTTAAAGAAATTAAGAGAGGTTACGTCGCTTCAGATACCAAAAATGAACCAGCAAAAGGATGTTCCAAATTTACTGCTCAAGTTATTATCTTAAATCACCCTGGTGAAATCAAAAATGGATATACCCCAGTTTTAGATTGTCACACATCTCACATTTcatgtaaatttttaaatattgatTCTAAAATCGACAAACGTTCAGGTAAAGTTGTTGAAGAAAATCCAAAAGCCATTAAATCTGGAGATTCAGCTTTAGTTAGTTTAGAACCTAAAAAACCTATGGTTGTTGAAACCTTTACTGAATATCCACCATTAGGAAGATTTGCTATTCGTGATATGAGACAAACCATTGCTGTCGGTATTATTAAATCAGTTGAAAAGAAAGAACCCGGAGCTGTTACAGCTAAAGCACCAGCCAAGAAATAA
- a CDS encoding glutamate--tRNA ligase: MKYIFLFLVTLIIINLNIIEPKYLFGYSYYGNPKCPINTPYDKKYICSFILNNNKKNSYNSRIKCIKNNSIIPNDIAEGKVRLRFAPSPTGFLHVGGCRTFLYNYILSKQMNGSLILRLEDTDIKRNTKNSLDEIIKDLKWLNLTWDEGPDKVGEYGPYKQSEKIELYKKIAHQFVNEGKAYFCFCSKEELQELKEKSKMIKKKYIYNRKCRDMNSEEIKKKLEQNITYTIRFKSPLKRKIILKDILKGDIIDEVLEDFIILRSNELPTYNFSVSVDDYLMKITHVIRGVEHISNTFKQILILETLNADIPHYAHIPVITTEEKKKISKRNNEYLIRNLREEGFKPECVVNYMTTLGWGSISKKEFYTMNELIDTFNIHKLNKSSVVFDIKKLKWMNKKYMLEQDNETYIREAEQYMINNNILSSNEYKEFVELCVDIFKYEVHNYYELKECILNALKYEHQGNDYLNNDDIYLKQVAVLLYDWYLKNEVKDNNEYIEMKMINDFDTLIDDIVKSTNLKKNQVLLKIRLLLTFQRKGIPFIYLIKIWASARKHNIPNYFSLEKRFLHLKNVFNF; the protein is encoded by the exons atgaaatatatttttctttttttggtcaccttaattataattaatttgaATATCATAGAaccaaaatatttatttggaTATTCGTATTATGGTAATCCAAAATGTCCTATAAATACaccatatgataaaaaatacatatgttCCTTCatcttaaataataataaaaagaattccTATAATTCAAGAATAAagtgtataaaaaataattcaataaTTCCTAATGATATTGCTGAAGGTAAAGTAAGATTACGATTTGCTCCAAGCCCAACAGGCTTTTTACATGTTGGAGGGTGTAgaacttttttatataattatattttatcaaaaCAAATGAATGGTTCTCTAATACTTCGACTAGAAGATACAGATATCAAAAGAAACACCAAAAATTCATtagatgaaataataaaggaTTTAAa ATGGCTCAATTTAACCTGGGATGAGGGACCCGATAAAGTTGGAGAATATGGACCGTATAAACAATCCGAAAAAATAGAACTATACaa AAAAATAGCACACCAATTTGTTAATGAAGGAAAAGcgtatttttgtttttgctCCAAAGAGGAGTTAcaagaattaaaagaaaag TCCAAAATGATCaagaaaaaatacatttataatagAAAATGTCGAGATATGAATAgtgaagaaattaaaaagaaattagaACAGAATATTACATATACCATTCGTTTTAAATCGCcattaaaaaggaaaataatattaaaggaTATTTTAAAAGGTGATATCATAGATGAAGTACTTGaagattttattatattaagaaGCAACGAATTAcctacatataatttttcagtTTCAGTTGATGattatttaatgaaaataacaCATGTTATAAGAGGTGTGGAACATATTTCAAATACGTTCAA gcaaattttaatattggAAACGTTGAATGCTGATATCCCACATTATGCTCATATACCCGTTATAACGactgaagaaaaaaaaaaaataagcaaAAGAAATAACGAATATTTAATCAGAAATTTAAg gGAGGAAGGTTTTAAGCCAGAATGCGTAGTTAATTATATGACTACATTGGGATGGGGAAGTATCTCTAAGAA ggAATTTTATACGATGAATGAACTCATTGATACGTTTAATATACATAAGCTAAACAAGTCATCCGTTGTTtttgatattaaaaaattaaaatggatgaacaagaaatatatgttaGAACAAGATAATGAAACATACATACGAGAAGCTGAacaatatatgataaataataacatattgtCATCAAATGAGTATAAAGAATTTGTGGAATTGTGTgtagatatatttaaatacgAAGTACATAATTACTATGAATTGAAAGAATGTATTTTAAATGCTCTTAAATATGAACATCAAGGAAatgattatttaaataatgatgatatatatttaaaacagGTTGCTGTTCTATTATATGATTGGTATCTGAAAAATGAAgttaaagataataatgaatatatagaaatgaaaatgataaacGATTTTGATACATTAATAGATGATATTGTTAAAAGTAccaacttaaaaaaaaatcaagtTCTATTAAAAATTCGTTTACTTCTAACATTTCAAAGGAAAGGAAtaccatttatatatttaataaaaatttgggCATCCGCTAGAAAACATAATATACCCAATTATTTTTCGTTGGAAAAAAGATTTTTACATTTGAAAAatgtatttaatttttga
- a CDS encoding dynein light chain, putative, translating into MESSEVKKYSSKFEIKGICMNSENCEKVCKISLKAIKENKFEKDIACQIKTKCENDEILNKDNLNDEDYLNVIDNLKNQNIGSWQCIVGQNFAFSINYQFNCMIYFQHRSTKLSILIYKSL; encoded by the coding sequence atGGAATCGAGTGAAgtgaaaaaatattcttcCAAATTTGAAATAAAAGGCATATGTATGAATAGTGAAAATTGTGAAAAAGTATGTAAAATAAGTTTGAAAgcaataaaagaaaataaatttgaAAAAGATATAGCTTGtcaaataaaaacaaaatgtgaaaatgatgaaatattaaataaggataatttaaatgatgaagattatttaaatgttattgacaatttaaaaaatcaaaacaTAGGTTCATGGCAATGTATAGTAGGACAAAATTTTGCTTTCTCTATTAATTATCAGTTTAACTGTATGATTTACTTTCAACATAGATCTACTAAACTAAgcattttgatatataaatcgttataa
- a CDS encoding DNA helicase, putative codes for MEVFNFGKYNGKTFEEVFEKHKSYVTWVKSLESPSGSLLDFKNYVLEKEGKKNNNNNNMANNNHYNNERNSNNNNMFQNNVRSPNIYNEQYANNNKMKENNYRSPNMYNNNEICTNNNRINENNVKSPHYYNNEKNINNYSHEYNTSKNAHKHNYSENGNSYNKFERKSVDNNYINEEKKKFHNMNSSEYRNYEEKVMNDINNAYNQQEEKKEFDIIVAFEIFSDDSFKIVQKDNNNKKFVNFRNFISKDLFKIISELNPTLKKINNYTCITFEADKYEYVLNSLKEKCTILGGVHTIPNFLLKCFKNYTKFSEPQRISEITANILTNTMCSYTKQHYDKLDNLLGEKLSVELRNFQREGVFFGLKKNGRVLIGDEMGLGKTLQALALMAFYKDDWPFIVVCPSSIRFQWKDQALRWLSHLIREEHICVVKNGKTDIPSNTKMIIISYELITKNDKYQDKYKSIICDESHYLKNSLSKRTKVITPIIKNAKRCVLLSGTPALNKPSELYEQISSIMPNFFNYHDFCDRYCFKDKNLYTKKIEYVGCKHTEELHLFLTNTIMIRRLKKDVLKELPDKLRSKIPVEIPQKELSEILNYYKKLESKKNINFHDIDNIHLSNWNNSKSEDGDDENLSISHLFKLTGYAKVKAIKEYISYLIDADIKFLLFCHHKLVMDEIEAFLKEQKCRYIRVDGLTAMEKREIYIKNFQNDDNVKIALLSITACGMGLNLTAANTVVFGELFWVPGQIIQAEDRAHRIGTAHDVVNIHYLIAQNTIDELVWKIINRKWNTLTTALNGIEDSLNVKEVNKFDKFMVDLTNDTNKSYPTSLVTTPKVRRKSSEHATFHNSSPKKKNRDIRDFFQSNKCNESVEKPWKNNINKRSFHDSPTKDSPSSSINLSSKKYKTEIN; via the coding sequence atggaGGTATTTAATTTCGGTAAATATAATGGAAAGACATTCGAAGAAGTTTTTGAAAAACACAAATCTTATGTTACTTGGGTGAAAAGTTTGGAAAGTCCATCAGGGTCCTTATTGGActttaaaaattatgttttAGAAAAGGAaggcaaaaaaaataataataataataatatggcaAATAATAaccattataataatgaaaggaattcaaataataataatatgtttcaAAATAATGTTAGAAGtcctaatatatataacgaaCAATatgcaaataataataaaatgaaagaaaataattataggagtcctaatatgtataataataatgaaatatgtacaaataataatagaataaacgaaaataatgttaaaagcccacattattataataatgaaaaaaatattaataattattcacATGAATATAATACAAGTAAAAATGCACATAAACATAATTATTCTGAAAATGGAAATTCATACAACAAATTTGAAAGGAAAAGtgttgataataattatataaatgaagaaaaaaaaaagttccataatatgaatagtaGTGAATATAGaaattatgaagaaaaagttatgaatgatataaataatgcaTATAACcaacaagaagaaaaaaaagaatttgatATTATTGTTGCTTTTGAAATATTTAGTGATGATAGTTTTAAAATTGTtcaaaaagataataataataaaaaatttgtaaACTTTAGAAATTTTATTTCAAAAgatctttttaaaataatatcagAATTAAATcctacattaaaaaaaattaataattatacttGTATAACATTTGAAGcagataaatatgaatatgttttaaatagtttaaaagaaaaatgtacTATTTTAGGTGGGGTGCATACCATACCAAATTTcttattaaaatgttttaaaaattatacaaaatTTTCAGAACCACAAAGAATATCAGAAATTACTGCAAATATTTTGACTAATACTATGTGTTCATATACCAAACAACATTATGATAAATTAGATAATCTGTTAGGTGAAAAATTAAGTGTTGAATTAAGAAATTTTCAAAGAGAAGGTGTATTTTTTggcttaaaaaaaaatggaagagTCTTAATAGGTGATGAAATGGGTCTAGGTAAAACATTACAAGCTTTAGCATTAATGGCTTTTTATAAAGATGATTGGCCATTCATTGTTGTTTGTCCATCTTCTATTAGATTTCAATGGAAAGATCAAGCCTTACGATGGTTATCACATTTAATACGAGAAGAACATATATGTGTCgttaaaaatggaaaaaccGATATTCCTTCTAATAcaaaaatgattataatatcatatgaattaataactaaaaatgataaatatcaagataaatataaaagtattatTTGTGATGAATCACATTACTTAAAAAATTCTCTTTCCAAAAGAACAAAAGTTATAACTccaattataaaaaatgcaAAAAGATGTGTTCTTCTATCTGGAACTCCTGCATTAAACAAACCTTCTGAATTATACGAACAAATATCAAGTATTATGCccaatttttttaactatCATGATTTTTGTGATAGATATTGttttaaagataaaaatttatataccaaaaaaattgaatatgTGGGATGTAAACATACAGAAGAATTACACTTATTCTTAACTAATACTATAATGATTAGaagattaaaaaaagatGTTTTAAAAGAACTTCCAGATAAATTAAGATCTAAAATACCTGTAGAAATACCACAAAAAGAGTTAtcagaaatattaaattactataaaaaattagaaagtaaaaaaaatattaattttcatgatattgataatatacaTCTATCCAATTGGAATAATTCCAAGTCAGAAGACGGagatgatgaaaatttatCCATTTctcatttatttaaattaacaGGTTATGCCAAAGTCAAAGctattaaagaatatatatccTATTTAATTGATGCAGATATtaaattcttattattttgtcATCATAAGTTAGTAATGGATGAAATCGAAGCATTTTTGAAGGAACAAAAATGTAGGTATATACGTGTAGACGGTTTAACAGCTATGGAAAAAAgagaaatttatattaaaaatttccAGAACGATGATAATGTTAAAATCGCTTTGTTATCTATAACTGCATGTGGTATGGGTTTAAACTTAACTGCTGCAAATACAGTAGTATTTGGAGAACTTTTCTGGGTACCTGGTCAAATTATACAAGCAGAAGATCGTGCACACAGAATTGGAACAGCTCATGATGTAGTTAATATTCATTACTTGATTGCACAAAATACTATTGATGAACTAGTCTGGAAAATTATTAACAGAAAATGGAATACACTAACAACTGCACTAAATGGTATAGAAGATTCATTAAATGTTAAAGAAGTTAATAAATTCGATAAGTTCATGGTAGATTTAACTAATGACACAAATAAATCATATCCCACTTCATTGGTTACTACACCAAAAGTTCGTAGAAAATCATCTGAACATGCTACTTTTCACAATAGCtctccaaaaaaaaaaaatagagatATAAGAGATTTTTTTCAATCTAATAAATGTAATGAATCTGTAGAAAAACCTTGGAAGAACAACATTAATAAGAGGTCATTCCACGATAGCCCAACAAAGGATTCTCCTAGTTCAAGTATAAATTTGTCAAGTAAAAAGTACAAAACAGAAATAAACTAG